Proteins encoded together in one Variovorax paradoxus EPS window:
- a CDS encoding mannose-1-phosphate guanylyltransferase/mannose-6-phosphate isomerase: protein MNDPTIHPVLLCGGSGTRLWPLSRKALPKQFAPLIGNKSLLQLTLERLSALNRTITCVASEDHRFLVREAMENARTEGRQILEPTPRNTAAAMAAAALLAEPDDLLLFAPADHHIPDAALFAATVREGVDAALAGRIVTFGVAPSFPSTAYGYIEAAGPTGHGESRVVARFVEKPTASVAESLILHGGYCWNAGIFLVQARTLVAALRTHAPDILAACERAAAAVSVDGSFLRLDREAFEGCRGESIDYAVLEKHAGVAVVRFEGTWSDVGSWNAVAQLHAADEAGNRVSGQGRVLNSRNTFVHAPHRPVVALGTEDLIIVDTPDAVLVAGADCAEQVADVVRMLAREGTAEATEHRRVVRPWGAYDSVDTGERFQVKHLTVKPGCKLSLQMHHHRAEHWIVVRGTAKATCGGAVQLVRENESIYLPCGAIHRLENPGKTMLEVIEVQTGSYLGEDDIVRFDDTYGRCPVVEVRDVPEVPAWAAVQPVAQPHVALTAGAVA, encoded by the coding sequence ATGAACGATCCCACCATTCATCCGGTGCTTCTGTGCGGCGGCAGCGGTACGCGGCTGTGGCCGCTGTCGCGCAAGGCGCTGCCCAAGCAGTTCGCGCCGCTGATCGGCAACAAGAGCCTGCTGCAGCTCACGCTCGAGCGGCTCTCCGCACTGAACCGGACCATCACCTGCGTAGCCTCGGAAGACCATCGCTTCCTGGTACGCGAAGCGATGGAGAACGCCAGGACCGAGGGCCGGCAGATCCTGGAGCCGACGCCGCGCAACACCGCCGCCGCCATGGCCGCGGCCGCGCTGCTGGCCGAGCCGGACGACCTGCTGCTGTTCGCGCCCGCCGACCACCACATTCCCGACGCGGCGCTGTTCGCGGCCACGGTGCGCGAAGGCGTCGATGCGGCGCTGGCGGGCCGCATCGTCACCTTCGGCGTGGCGCCCAGCTTTCCGAGCACGGCCTATGGCTACATCGAGGCGGCCGGACCTACCGGGCATGGCGAGAGCCGCGTCGTGGCGCGTTTCGTGGAGAAGCCGACGGCGTCGGTGGCCGAATCGCTGATCCTGCATGGCGGCTACTGCTGGAACGCCGGCATCTTCCTGGTGCAGGCCCGCACGCTGGTCGCGGCGCTGCGCACGCACGCGCCGGACATCCTCGCGGCCTGCGAACGCGCGGCCGCGGCGGTCTCGGTCGACGGCAGCTTCCTGCGCCTGGACCGCGAGGCCTTCGAGGGCTGCCGCGGCGAGAGCATCGACTATGCGGTGCTCGAAAAACATGCCGGCGTCGCGGTCGTGCGCTTCGAGGGCACCTGGAGCGACGTGGGCAGCTGGAACGCGGTGGCCCAGTTGCACGCGGCCGACGAGGCGGGCAACCGCGTGAGCGGCCAGGGCCGCGTGCTGAATTCGCGCAACACCTTCGTCCATGCGCCGCACCGGCCGGTGGTGGCGCTGGGCACCGAGGACCTGATCATCGTGGACACGCCCGACGCGGTGCTGGTGGCGGGCGCGGACTGCGCCGAACAGGTTGCCGACGTGGTGCGCATGCTCGCGCGCGAAGGCACGGCCGAGGCCACCGAGCATCGCCGCGTGGTGCGGCCCTGGGGGGCTTACGACAGCGTGGACACGGGCGAGCGCTTTCAAGTGAAGCACCTCACCGTCAAGCCCGGCTGCAAGCTGTCGCTGCAAATGCACCACCATCGCGCCGAGCACTGGATCGTGGTCCGGGGCACGGCCAAGGCCACCTGCGGCGGCGCTGTGCAACTGGTGCGGGAGAACGAGTCGATCTACCTGCCCTGCGGCGCCATCCACCGGCTGGAGAACCCGGGCAAGACCATGCTGGAGGTGATCGAGGTGCAAACCGGGAGCTACCTGGGCGAAGACGACATCGTGCGCTTCGACGACACCTACGGCCGCTGCCCGGTGGTGGAGGTACGCGACGTGCCCGAGGTGCCCGCCTGGGCAGCGGTACAGCCCGTGGCCCAGCCCCACGTTGCGCTCACCGCTGGCGCGGTGGCCTGA
- the gmd gene encoding GDP-mannose 4,6-dehydratase, which yields MKKRAVVTGITGQDGAYLAELLLAKGYTVYGTYRRTSSVNFWRIEALGIQDHPDLHLVEYDLTDLGSSLTLIRDAEPDEVYNLAAQSFVGVSFNQPEATAQITGMGALHLLEAIRLTNRGIRFYQASTSEMFGNVQAIPQKEDTPFYPRSPYGVAKLFAHWMTINYRESYGIFGCSGILFNHESPLRGREFVTRKITDAVAKIKLGKLDVLALGNLDAKRDWGYAKEYVDGMWRMLQAEKPDNYVLATNRTETVREFVDMAFRAAGYELRFEGTAQDEVAIDNRTGKVLVKINHKFYRPAEVELLIGDPTHAREKLDWEPRTTLEQLCTMMVEADLRRNSEGHSF from the coding sequence ATGAAAAAACGCGCCGTCGTCACAGGCATCACCGGACAGGACGGGGCCTACCTTGCCGAGCTGCTGCTGGCCAAGGGCTACACCGTCTACGGAACCTACCGCCGGACCAGTTCGGTGAACTTCTGGCGCATCGAGGCGCTGGGCATCCAGGACCACCCCGACCTGCATCTGGTGGAGTACGACCTCACCGACCTGGGCAGCTCACTCACGCTGATCCGCGACGCAGAGCCCGACGAGGTCTATAACCTGGCGGCGCAGAGTTTTGTGGGCGTGAGCTTCAACCAGCCCGAAGCCACCGCACAGATCACCGGCATGGGCGCCCTGCATCTGCTGGAGGCGATTCGCCTGACGAACCGCGGCATCAGGTTCTACCAGGCATCGACCTCGGAGATGTTCGGCAACGTGCAGGCCATTCCACAGAAGGAAGACACGCCCTTCTATCCCCGCAGCCCCTACGGCGTGGCCAAGCTCTTTGCGCACTGGATGACCATCAACTACCGCGAGAGCTACGGCATCTTCGGTTGCAGCGGCATCCTGTTCAATCACGAGAGCCCGCTGCGCGGCCGCGAGTTCGTCACGCGCAAGATCACCGATGCGGTGGCGAAGATCAAGCTGGGCAAGCTCGATGTGCTGGCGCTGGGCAACCTGGACGCCAAGCGCGACTGGGGCTATGCCAAGGAATACGTCGACGGCATGTGGCGCATGCTGCAGGCCGAGAAGCCGGACAACTATGTGCTCGCCACCAACCGCACGGAAACGGTCCGGGAGTTCGTCGACATGGCATTCAGAGCCGCAGGCTATGAGCTCCGGTTCGAAGGAACGGCGCAGGACGAGGTCGCCATCGACAACAGGACCGGCAAGGTTCTGGTGAAGATCAACCACAAGTTCTATCGCCCCGCGGAAGTGGAACTGCTCATCGGCGATCCGACGCATGCCAGGGAAAAACTGGACTGGGAGCCCCGGACGACCCTGGAGCAGCTGTGCACGATGATGGTGGAAGCCGACTTGCGGCGCAACAGCGAAGGCCATTCGTTCTGA
- a CDS encoding glycosyltransferase WbuB, which produces MKILLYSMNFMPELAGIGKYSGEMAEWLAGQGHEVRVIAAPPSFPQWKVFEGHSSWAYRKSDINGITVWRAPTWVPARPRTLGRMAHLFSFMLSSMPLLLAQARWKPDLVFVVEPPLFCAPAVLFFSKLLGIKSWLHIQDYEVDAAFGLGWVRGAGVRRFALSLERWLLTRFNRVSTISGAMVEKARGKGIEEARLVLFPNWVDVSAIRPGAASAESPESTAVRGYRAELGIPADAVVVLYAGSLGSKQGIELLGEAAQQLAHARSIHFVICGNGPSRGPLMSACIRLRNVHFLDLQPAERLNELLGTADIHVLPQRADAADLVMPSKLAGMLASGKAVIVTANRGTELSRVMADRGIVVAPGDAAVLADAIEQLALSPSVREALGAAGRAFAESELDQHAILSRFEQEMFRCVAGTEAVAVTPSSLGAKG; this is translated from the coding sequence GTGAAAATCCTGCTGTATTCGATGAATTTCATGCCAGAGCTCGCGGGCATCGGCAAGTACTCCGGAGAGATGGCCGAATGGCTCGCGGGCCAGGGCCACGAGGTGCGCGTGATCGCGGCGCCGCCCTCCTTTCCGCAATGGAAGGTGTTCGAGGGGCACTCGTCCTGGGCCTACCGCAAGAGCGACATCAACGGCATCACCGTGTGGCGCGCGCCGACCTGGGTGCCCGCGCGGCCGCGCACGCTGGGGCGCATGGCGCACCTGTTCTCCTTCATGCTGTCGAGCATGCCGCTCTTGCTGGCGCAGGCACGCTGGAAGCCCGACCTCGTCTTCGTGGTGGAGCCGCCGCTGTTCTGCGCGCCCGCGGTGCTGTTCTTCTCGAAGCTGCTGGGCATCAAGTCGTGGCTGCACATCCAGGACTACGAGGTCGATGCGGCCTTCGGCCTGGGCTGGGTGCGCGGCGCCGGCGTACGGCGCTTTGCGCTGTCGCTCGAGCGCTGGCTGCTCACCCGGTTCAACCGCGTCTCCACCATCTCGGGCGCCATGGTCGAGAAGGCCCGGGGCAAGGGCATCGAGGAAGCCCGGCTGGTGCTGTTTCCGAACTGGGTGGATGTGTCGGCGATCCGCCCGGGTGCCGCATCCGCGGAAAGTCCGGAAAGCACCGCGGTTCGCGGCTACAGGGCCGAGTTGGGCATTCCAGCCGACGCGGTGGTCGTGCTCTATGCGGGCAGCCTCGGCTCCAAGCAGGGCATCGAACTGCTGGGCGAAGCCGCGCAGCAACTGGCGCATGCGCGCAGCATCCATTTCGTGATCTGCGGCAACGGGCCGAGCCGCGGCCCGCTGATGTCCGCCTGCATCCGCCTTCGCAACGTGCACTTCCTTGACCTGCAGCCGGCCGAGCGGCTCAACGAGCTGCTGGGCACGGCCGACATCCATGTGCTGCCGCAGCGCGCTGATGCCGCGGACCTCGTCATGCCTTCCAAGCTTGCCGGCATGCTGGCGAGCGGCAAGGCGGTGATCGTCACCGCGAACCGCGGCACCGAGCTCAGCCGCGTGATGGCCGACCGCGGCATCGTGGTGGCGCCGGGCGATGCGGCCGTGCTGGCCGATGCCATCGAGCAGCTCGCGCTCTCGCCCTCGGTGCGCGAGGCGCTGGGCGCGGCGGGCCGGGCGTTCGCCGAATCGGAACTCGACCAGCACGCGATCCTGTCGCGCTTCGAGCAAGAGATGTTTCGCTGCGTGGCCGGCACCGAAGCCGTGGCCGTCACCCCTTCTTCGCTGGGAGCCAAGGGATGA
- a CDS encoding sensor histidine kinase encodes MPSEAYDPVLSATLAERQRIANDLHDGVASRLMMLLASLPPHGHANRQIAHGLQECLLELQMTVDGLSAECMSLGEMLGNLRYRFEPAFRRSGIAFQWQVSDLPSAARDDDCRTNHELCKIVQEALANALRHSGARHVHVRLARDGTDGADGMLALEVRDDGRGLPGSGRHEPGAARPKAGGLRNMRARAEAIGAGISIANLSPRGLRVSVTLPLERMPPAAETALASPR; translated from the coding sequence ATGCCATCCGAAGCATATGACCCGGTCCTCTCGGCCACGCTGGCCGAGCGACAGAGGATCGCCAACGACCTGCACGACGGCGTTGCCTCGCGCCTGATGATGCTGCTGGCCAGCCTTCCTCCGCACGGCCATGCGAACAGGCAGATCGCGCACGGCCTGCAGGAATGCCTGCTCGAGTTGCAGATGACCGTGGACGGGCTCAGCGCCGAATGCATGTCGCTCGGCGAAATGCTGGGCAACCTTCGCTACCGCTTCGAGCCGGCCTTCAGGCGCAGCGGCATCGCGTTCCAGTGGCAGGTGTCCGACCTCCCGTCCGCGGCAAGAGACGACGACTGCCGCACGAATCACGAACTCTGCAAGATCGTGCAGGAGGCGCTTGCCAATGCGCTGCGCCACTCCGGCGCCCGCCATGTGCACGTGCGGCTCGCCAGGGACGGCACAGATGGCGCAGACGGCATGCTCGCGCTGGAGGTGCGAGACGACGGCCGCGGGCTGCCCGGCTCCGGCCGGCACGAACCCGGCGCGGCGCGCCCCAAGGCCGGGGGGCTGCGCAACATGCGCGCGCGCGCCGAAGCCATTGGCGCCGGCATCAGCATCGCGAACCTGTCGCCACGCGGCTTGCGGGTGAGCGTGACCCTGCCGCTCGAACGCATGCCGCCCGCCGCCGAAACCGCCCTGGCGTCGCCCCGGTAG
- the galE gene encoding UDP-glucose 4-epimerase GalE — protein MSHPKILVTGGAGFIGSHVCVTLIEAGLRPVVLDTLVNSDPRSLQRVANITGVEPPLVRGDVRDPVALDRAFAEHGFDAVMHLAGLKAVGQSVSDSIGYYDVNVAGSLALIRAMERAGVRTLIFSSSATVYGDNQHSPIRESATYAAVNPYGRTKEMVERMAADLTRADQRWGIACLRFFNPIGAHESGLLGEHPHGPPDNLLPYVAQVAVGGRGHVVVHGNDYETPDGTGVRDYVHVMDVAEGHLAALRYAATHRGLLTVNLGTGRGASVLEVIAAFERAAGREIPVHIGPRRPGDAAAYWADVQHARDRLGWRARRNLDQMCADCWRWQLANPRGFDDPSPELTAKRLAAA, from the coding sequence ATGAGCCACCCCAAGATCCTGGTGACCGGCGGCGCTGGCTTCATCGGCAGCCACGTCTGCGTGACGCTGATCGAGGCCGGCTTGCGCCCGGTGGTGCTGGACACGCTGGTCAACAGCGACCCGCGCTCGCTGCAGCGCGTGGCGAACATCACCGGCGTGGAGCCGCCGCTGGTGCGCGGAGATGTGCGCGATCCGGTGGCGCTGGACCGCGCATTCGCCGAGCATGGGTTCGACGCGGTGATGCATCTCGCGGGGCTGAAGGCGGTCGGCCAGTCGGTGAGCGATTCGATCGGCTACTACGACGTGAACGTGGCGGGCAGCCTCGCGCTGATCCGCGCCATGGAACGGGCGGGGGTGCGCACGCTGATCTTCTCGTCCTCGGCCACCGTCTACGGCGACAACCAGCACTCGCCCATCCGGGAGAGCGCGACGTATGCGGCCGTCAATCCTTATGGGCGCACCAAGGAGATGGTCGAGCGCATGGCCGCGGACCTCACCCGGGCCGACCAGCGCTGGGGCATCGCATGCCTGCGCTTCTTCAACCCCATCGGCGCGCACGAGAGCGGCCTCCTGGGCGAGCACCCGCACGGTCCGCCCGACAACCTGCTGCCGTACGTCGCGCAGGTCGCGGTGGGCGGGCGCGGGCATGTGGTGGTGCACGGCAACGACTACGAGACACCCGACGGCACCGGCGTGCGCGACTACGTGCACGTGATGGACGTGGCCGAGGGCCACCTGGCAGCGCTGCGGTATGCGGCCACGCACCGGGGGCTCCTCACGGTCAACCTGGGCACGGGCCGCGGCGCGTCGGTGCTGGAGGTGATCGCCGCGTTCGAACGAGCCGCGGGCCGGGAGATCCCGGTGCACATCGGGCCACGCCGTCCCGGCGATGCCGCCGCCTACTGGGCGGACGTGCAGCATGCCCGTGACCGGCTCGGCTGGCGCGCGCGCCGCAACCTGGACCAGATGTGCGCGGACTGCTGGCGCTGGCAGCTCGCGAACCCGCGCGGCTTCGACGACCCGTCTCCCGAGCTCACCGCAAAAAGACTGGCGGCCGCATGA
- the guaA gene encoding glutamine-hydrolyzing GMP synthase has product MQHDKILILDFGSQVTQLIARRVREAHVLSEVHPCDVTDEWVREYAADGHLKGVILSGSHASVYEETTDKCPQAVFDLGIPVLGICYGMQTMAHQLGGKVEGGHKREFGFAAVRAHGHTALLKDISDFTTPEGHGMLNVWMSHGDKVTELPPGFKLMASTDSCPIAGMADEARRYYALQFHPEVTHTVQGKAIIERFVLGICEARPDWVMRDHIAEAVAKIREQVGDEEVILGLSGGVDSSVAAALIHRAIGDQLTCVFVDHGLLRLNEGDMVMEMFEGKLHAKVIRVDASDLFLGKLAGVSDPEAKRKIIGGEFVTVFKQEAAKLKAGDGGHKGATFLAQGTIYPDVIESGGAKSKKAVTIKSHHNVGGLPEQLGLKLLEPLRDLFKDEVRELGVALGLPPEMVYRHPFPGPGLGVRILGEVKKEYADLLRRADAIFIEELRNFKDESGKTWYDLTSQAFTVFLPVKSVGVMGDGRTYDYVVALRAVQTSDFMTADWAELPYALLKKVSGRIINEVRGINRVTYDVSSKPPATIEWE; this is encoded by the coding sequence ATGCAACACGACAAGATCCTCATCCTCGACTTCGGCTCGCAAGTTACCCAACTCATCGCACGCCGCGTGCGCGAGGCGCATGTGCTGAGCGAAGTGCATCCCTGCGACGTTACCGACGAATGGGTGCGCGAATACGCGGCCGACGGCCACCTGAAAGGCGTGATCCTGTCGGGCAGCCACGCCAGCGTCTATGAAGAGACCACCGACAAGTGCCCGCAAGCCGTGTTCGACCTTGGCATTCCGGTGCTCGGCATCTGCTACGGCATGCAGACGATGGCCCACCAATTGGGCGGCAAGGTCGAAGGCGGCCACAAGCGCGAGTTCGGTTTCGCGGCCGTGCGCGCGCATGGCCACACCGCGCTGCTGAAGGACATCTCGGACTTCACCACGCCCGAAGGCCACGGCATGCTCAACGTGTGGATGAGCCACGGCGACAAGGTCACCGAACTGCCGCCTGGCTTCAAGCTCATGGCCAGCACCGACAGCTGCCCGATCGCCGGCATGGCCGACGAGGCGCGCCGCTACTACGCGCTGCAGTTCCATCCCGAAGTCACGCACACGGTGCAGGGCAAGGCGATCATCGAGCGCTTCGTGCTCGGCATCTGCGAGGCCAGGCCCGATTGGGTCATGCGCGACCACATCGCCGAAGCTGTCGCGAAGATCCGCGAGCAGGTGGGCGACGAAGAAGTCATCCTCGGCCTCTCGGGCGGCGTCGATTCGAGCGTGGCTGCCGCGCTCATCCACCGCGCCATCGGCGACCAACTGACCTGCGTGTTCGTCGACCACGGCCTCTTGCGCCTGAACGAAGGCGACATGGTCATGGAGATGTTCGAAGGCAAGCTGCACGCGAAGGTCATTCGCGTCGATGCCAGTGACCTGTTTCTCGGCAAGCTCGCCGGCGTGAGCGACCCCGAAGCCAAGCGCAAGATCATCGGCGGCGAGTTCGTCACCGTGTTCAAGCAGGAGGCCGCGAAGCTCAAGGCCGGCGACGGCGGGCACAAGGGCGCGACCTTCCTGGCGCAGGGCACGATCTATCCGGACGTCATCGAATCGGGCGGCGCAAAGAGCAAGAAGGCCGTCACCATCAAGAGCCACCACAACGTGGGTGGCCTGCCAGAGCAACTGGGCCTGAAGCTGCTCGAACCGCTGCGTGATTTGTTCAAGGACGAAGTGCGCGAACTCGGCGTGGCGCTCGGCCTGCCGCCCGAGATGGTCTACCGCCATCCGTTCCCCGGCCCGGGCCTGGGCGTACGCATCCTGGGCGAAGTGAAGAAGGAATACGCCGACCTGCTGCGCCGCGCCGACGCGATCTTCATCGAGGAGCTGCGCAACTTCAAGGACGAATCCGGCAAGACCTGGTACGACCTCACGAGCCAGGCCTTCACCGTGTTCCTGCCCGTCAAGAGCGTGGGCGTGATGGGCGACGGCCGCACCTACGACTACGTCGTCGCACTGCGCGCCGTGCAGACCAGCGACTTCATGACGGCCGATTGGGCGGAGCTGCCGTACGCGCTGCTCAAGAAGGTGTCGGGGCGGATCATCAACGAGGTGCGCGGGATCAACCGGGTGACCTACGACGTGTCGAGCAAGCCGCCGGCGACGATCGAGTGGGAGTGA
- a CDS encoding response regulator — protein sequence MADRRSGYAAGVCVPTAMPWPDFLTGQETAPVRVLLIDDDEFVRRVIAQELLSDMRIQLEGQADSIREGRKLLARHEFDVLMVDLRLSDGMGFELISEARSHQSNGEIIVISALEDDSHVLRAFELGATGYLLKNAWLQSFAEAVLHVVNGGAAITPRLARRLLHRLNNNHRHAHQGDPAGHAPPPRQPGRDATLTPRESEILRFVACGYVSAEIGERLGITWQTVNVHIKSIYKKLHVHSRAQAVNFAVHTGLI from the coding sequence ATGGCCGATCGCCGCTCGGGGTACGCCGCAGGCGTCTGCGTGCCGACGGCGATGCCATGGCCGGATTTCCTCACCGGCCAGGAAACCGCACCGGTGCGGGTGTTGCTGATCGACGACGACGAGTTCGTGCGCCGGGTGATCGCCCAGGAACTGCTGTCGGACATGCGCATCCAGCTCGAAGGCCAGGCCGACAGCATCCGCGAGGGGCGCAAGCTGCTGGCCCGGCACGAGTTCGACGTGCTGATGGTCGACCTGCGGCTGAGCGACGGCATGGGGTTCGAGCTGATCAGCGAAGCGCGCAGCCACCAGAGCAACGGCGAGATCATCGTGATCTCGGCGCTCGAGGACGATTCGCACGTGCTGCGCGCCTTCGAACTCGGCGCCACGGGCTACCTGCTCAAGAACGCGTGGCTCCAGAGTTTTGCCGAGGCGGTGCTGCATGTGGTGAACGGCGGCGCCGCCATCACGCCCCGGCTTGCGCGGCGGCTGCTGCACCGGCTCAACAACAACCATCGTCACGCGCACCAGGGTGATCCCGCCGGCCACGCGCCGCCGCCTCGACAGCCCGGGCGCGACGCGACGCTGACGCCGCGCGAGAGCGAGATCCTGCGCTTCGTGGCCTGCGGCTACGTGTCGGCCGAAATCGGCGAGCGGCTAGGCATCACTTGGCAGACGGTCAACGTGCACATCAAGAGCATCTACAAGAAGCTGCATGTGCATTCGCGCGCGCAGGCCGTGAACTTCGCCGTTCACACCGGCCTCATCTGA